CGAGACGTGCTACTACCAGGTCATCGAGTACTGCATCGCGCGGGGGCTGACGCGATTCGAAGGCGGCGCGCAGGGCGAGCGCACCAAGCTCGCGCGCGGCTTGATGCCGGTCGAGACCCGCTCGACGCACTGGATCGCACGCCGCGACTTCGCGCGTGCGATCGAGGACTTCCTCGCGCGCGAGACGCACGGGGTGGCGGACCATATCGGCGAGCTGAACGAGCGGGCGCCGTTCAAGGAATTACCCCAATCCCCTCCCCCTCAGGGGGAGGGTTAGGGTGGGGTGGTTTTCTATCGGCGGAAGCGCGAGAAGAACTTCCAGATCTCAGCATTCGCGTCGATGATCGCGGTGCCGGTTCCCAGGAGCTCCGGGTTGTAGTCGCGCACGCCGCCCGGCCAGACGTGGCCGGCGCCGGAGAGCTGCCACAGCACGACTTCCGATCCTTCGCGGCACGGCCCGTAGACGCGCTTGATCGCGGTGTGGCTCTCGTCGGGCGTGCCGGGCCGGCCCGTCACCGTCTCGACCGCCGCGGTCTTGAGCGGGCACCCGTCGTGGTCCAGCCATTTCCTCAGCATGTCCTCGACGGGCATGTTGAACATTCGCGTATCGGCGATGGATCTCGGCGGTCCGAGGCCGCCGTCGAAACGCGCGATGTGATCGGTCGTGCTGTGGATGTGCATCACGGGCATCGGGCGAGTCGGCGCGAACGACGCCAGCGACATCGAGCCCGCCACGCCCGCCACCGCGGCGATGCGGTCGGACGCTTCGGCGGCAAGGCGGTAAGCCATCATGGCGCCGTTCGAAAGGCCGGTCGCATAGATCCGGCGGCGGTCGATCGATGCGCGCTTCGACACGTCCTCGATCACCGTCAATGCGAAGCCCACGTCGTCGACCTGCAGCAGCGCCGCCGGCCCGCAGCAGTTGCCCGCATTCCAGGTGAGAAAGCGGCCCTCGAAGCCGCTGCTGCCATTGGGATAGACCACGACGTAGCCGTCGCGGTCGGACGCGGCGTCCATGCGCGTGTACACGCGCATCACTTCGGCGTTCGATCCCGCGCCGTGAAAAGCGATGACGAGCGGCAACGGCCTGCCGCCGCGCGCCTGCGGCGGCACGTGGACCGAGTAGCTGCGGCGCAGGTTCTGGTGTGTCAGCGAAACGTCGTAATCGCCCGGTGCGAACGCGGCGAAGGCATTCAGCGCGAGAGATGCGAAGAACGCCAGCAGCAAAAAACGAACTAAAGTCAAAATGGATTCCGGATCACATCGCGCTGTCGCGCGGTCCGGAATGACGAAAACCGACCGCGCCGCTCGAACCCTTGCCTGCCGCTTCGCCCGTCACCGCTTCGCCCGTCACCGCTTCACCCGTCACCGCTTCACCCGTCACCGCTTCATCCGGCACTTCAATTCAACTGAACTCTCTCGCCCCAGGGGACTTTGGCGTTTCCTTTCACCAGCCACACCACCGGATAGCCCGGCGGCGCGGCGGGAAACTCGCCGAAGGCGTCAGTGAAGTAGACGAGCACGTCGGGCCGATCGTTCGTTCGATCGATCCACTCGAACACCGGCAGAAAGCTCGTCCCGCCTCCTCCGCGCATTTCCTCGGGGAGCAAGACCGGTTCCCATGCCGAAAAGCGCCACGGCGCGCGCTCGTCGAGCCGCTCGTCGCACGCGAGCAGCGTCACCCGCGCGCGGATCTGCGACTTCAGCGCGTCGATCTCGCCGACGAACTCCGCGAGCTCCGCGCGCGTGACCGAGCCGCTGGTGTCGATCGCGACGCAGACGTCGGCTTCCCCGCTCGCGAGCCGCGGCAGCATCGCGGCGCCTTCGCGGCGCGACGGCCGCTGGAAGCTGTAATCGTCGCGGGCGGCGCTCATCACGTACCGCGCGAGCAGCGCGCGCCACGGCAGTTGCGGCTGCATGAGCTTGTCGACGAGCCGCAGCCATGCCGGCGCG
The DNA window shown above is from Burkholderiales bacterium and carries:
- a CDS encoding PHB depolymerase family esterase, producing MTLVRFLLLAFFASLALNAFAAFAPGDYDVSLTHQNLRRSYSVHVPPQARGGRPLPLVIAFHGAGSNAEVMRVYTRMDAASDRDGYVVVYPNGSSGFEGRFLTWNAGNCCGPAALLQVDDVGFALTVIEDVSKRASIDRRRIYATGLSNGAMMAYRLAAEASDRIAAVAGVAGSMSLASFAPTRPMPVMHIHSTTDHIARFDGGLGPPRSIADTRMFNMPVEDMLRKWLDHDGCPLKTAAVETVTGRPGTPDESHTAIKRVYGPCREGSEVVLWQLSGAGHVWPGGVRDYNPELLGTGTAIIDANAEIWKFFSRFRR